From Plectropomus leopardus isolate mb chromosome 17, YSFRI_Pleo_2.0, whole genome shotgun sequence, a single genomic window includes:
- the LOC121956188 gene encoding homeobox protein Hox-B4a-like produces the protein MSSYLINSNYVDPKFPPCEEYSQSDYLPSHSPDYYSSQRQEAAAFQSDSLYHHHQQHHPQHQSHHHQRAEPPYTQCQGPGQPASVVMSPRGHVLPPVGLQTTPVPELSHRCESVTPSPPPPASCGQTPHSQSTSSPTSTRKDPVVYPWMKKVHVNIVTSNYTGGEPKRSRTAYTRQQVLELEKEFHYNRYLTRRRRVEIAHTLCLSERQIKIWFQNRRMKWKKDHKLPNTKVRSGTNSNTNSQALTGSQTRSGPL, from the exons ATGAGCTCCTATTTGATCAACTCCAACTATGTGGACCCGAAGTTCCCACCGTGCGAGGAGTACTCACAGAGCGACTATCTGCCCAGCCACTCTCCGGACTATTACAGCTCCCAGAGGCAGGAGGCTGCTGCCTTCCAGTCGGACTCTCTCTACCACCACCATCAACAACACCACCCACAGCACCAGAGCCACCACCACCAGCGCGCCGAGCCGCCCTACACGCAGTGCCAGGGTCCGGGGCAGCCCGCCTCGGTGGTGATGTCCCCTCGAGGTCACGTCCTCCCCCCGGTCGGGCTGCAGACCACCCCCGTCCCGGAGCTGAGCCACCGCTGCGAGTCGGTGACACCCAGCCCGCCTCCGCCCGCGTCTTGCGGCCAAACGCCCCACAGCCAAAGCACTTCGTCCCCTACGAGCACTCGCAAGGACCCCGTCGTGTACCCGTGGATGAAGAAAGTCCATGTAAACATCG TGACTTCAAACTACACAGGGGGTGAGCCGAAGCGCTCGCGGACAGCCTACACGCGCCAGCAGGTCCTGGAGCTCGAGAAGGAGTTCCACTACAACCGGTACCTGACGCGCAGGCGCAGGGTGGAGATCGCGCACACGCTGTGCCTGTCAGAGCGCCAGATCAAAATCTGGTTCCAGAACCGAAGGATGAAATGGAAGAAAGACCACAAGCTGCCCAACACCAAGGTCCGCTCCGggacaaacagcaacacaaactcCCAGGCTCTAACCGGCTCCCAGACCCGCAGCGGGCCCCTATAG
- the LOC121956392 gene encoding homeobox protein Hox-B4a-like, translating to MAMSSYLINSNYVDPKFPPCEEYSQSDYLPSHSPDYYSSQRQEAAAFQSDSLYHHHQQHHPQHQSHHHQRAEPPYTQCQGPGQPASVVMSPRGHVLPPVGLQTTPVPELSHRCESVTPSPPPPASCGQTPHSQSTSSPTSTRKDPVVYPWMKKVHVNIVTSNYTGGEPKRSRTAYTRQQVLELEKEFHYNRYLTRRRRVEIAHTLCLSERQIKIWFQNRRMKWKKDHKLPNTKVRSGTNSNTNSQALTGSQTRSGPL from the exons ATGGCCATGAGCTCCTATTTGATCAACTCCAACTATGTGGACCCGAAGTTCCCACCGTGCGAGGAGTACTCACAGAGCGACTATCTGCCCAGCCACTCTCCGGACTATTACAGCTCCCAGAGGCAGGAGGCTGCTGCCTTCCAGTCGGACTCTCTCTACCACCACCATCAACAACACCACCCACAGCACCAGAGCCACCACCACCAGCGCGCCGAGCCGCCCTACACGCAGTGCCAGGGTCCGGGGCAGCCCGCCTCGGTGGTGATGTCCCCTCGAGGTCACGTCCTCCCCCCGGTCGGGCTGCAGACCACCCCCGTCCCGGAGCTGAGCCACCGCTGCGAGTCGGTGACACCCAGCCCGCCTCCGCCCGCGTCTTGCGGCCAAACGCCCCACAGCCAAAGCACTTCGTCCCCTACGAGCACTCGCAAGGACCCCGTCGTGTACCCGTGGATGAAGAAAGTCCATGTAAACATCG TGACTTCAAACTACACAGGGGGTGAGCCGAAGCGCTCGCGGACAGCCTACACGCGCCAGCAGGTCCTGGAGCTCGAGAAGGAGTTCCACTACAACCGGTACCTGACGCGCAGGCGCAGGGTGGAGATCGCGCACACGCTGTGCCTGTCAGAGCGCCAGATCAAAATCTGGTTCCAGAACCGAAGGATGAAATGGAAGAAAGACCACAAGCTGCCCAACACCAAGGTCCGCTCCGggacaaacagcaacacaaactcCCAGGCTCTAACCGGCTCCCAGACCCGCAGCGGGCCCCTATAG